In Nicotiana tabacum cultivar K326 chromosome 11, ASM71507v2, whole genome shotgun sequence, a single window of DNA contains:
- the LOC107770750 gene encoding putative late blight resistance protein homolog R1B-16 isoform X2 — protein sequence MVGFNEETEMLIEQLVRGHRQLDVISIFGMPGLGKTTLAKKLYDHETISNRFDIRLWCCSSQSYNNRVLLFELLGHICELDDITKEKSDDELAEKLYRYLKGKRYLIVVDDVWSPNAWDDIKRPFPDDNKGSRIILTTRLESITTYAMINSSPHHLRLFTEEESWMLLKEKVFKEDNCYCPQQLEDIGKQIATKCGGLPLAIVLVAGVLAKNDKEIVHWQQVRERLKLKMQGCMDIVESSYQHLPVHLQNCFLYFASFLEGKKVPVQKLIRLWIAENFVEASSTTLKSLEMVAMDYLMDLIRSNLVMVANINSSGELKAVYIHDVIHEFSLRKAKVGNFLLRINDQLVYILPSSKGRSGRIYILAPSGRNINTLRFLPSVNSPWVDLDLAKSWKNLRVLDLSSVKLHKTHADALRYLIHLKYLELQLPSDYTSYTICNLKELETFIATGVYHKSCIPNSIWGMTSLRHLHISTLYTSQILEDLDNLKTCSNLVIDAGVYYQSFMKRLPNLEKLSCRLCGSGTRFYKYFPAFGSLGQLKSLKIDVTRLLTYPYGFEDFTYPSSLKKLTLAYLELPWSKMSYIGSLSNLEFLKLEGNGFKGRWDVKDGEFSNLKVLKLKKLGLSEWTASDDSYPNLQRVLVHGCWKLEEIPYSFGSSCSMQLIEVRSCCDSAVNAALKIKETQIEEMGNSEFKVIICK from the exons ATGGTTGGTTTTAATGAAGAAACTGAAATGCTTATAGAGCAACTTGTGAGAGGACATCGACAATTAGATGTGATCTCAATATTTGGAATGCCAGGACTCGGAAAAACAACCTTGGCTAAGAAATTGTATGATCATGAAACAATTTCCAATCGTTTCGATATTCGCTTGTGGTGTTGTTCTTCTCAATCTTATAATAATAGAGTTCTCTTGTTTGAATTATTAGGTCATATTTGTGAGCTTGATGAtattactaaagaaaaaagtGATGATGAGTTAGCTGAGAAGCTTTATAGATATTTGAAAGGAAAGAGATACCTTATTGTAGTGGATGATGTGTGGAGTCCTAATGCATGGGATGATATAAAGAGACCGTTTCCCGATGATAATAAAGGAAGTCGAATTATTTTAACAACTAGACTTGAATCAATCACCACGTATGCCATGATCAATTCGAGTCCTCATCATCTTCGCTTGTTCACAGAAGAAGAAAGTTGGATGCTACTGAAGGAGAAGGTATTCAAAGAAGACAATTGTTATTGTCCTCAACAACTCGAGGATATAGGTAAGCAAATAGCGACAAAGTGTGGAGGATTACCCCTTGCAATTGTATTGGTAGCTGGTGTTCTTGCAAAAAATGATAAGGAAATAGTTCATTGGCAACAAGTAAGGGAACGTTTGAAGTTAAAAATGCAAGGTTGTATGGATATAGTTGAATCGAGTTATCAACACTTACCCGTTCATTTGCAAAATTGTTTTCTCTATTTTGCTTCATTTCTAGAGGGTAAAAAAGTTCCTGTTCAAAAATTGATACGACTATGGATCGCAGAAAATTTTGTTGAAGCTAGTAGTACTACATTAAAGAGCTTAGAGATGGTTGCAATGGATTATTTGATGGATTTAATTAGGAGCAACCTAGTGATGGTGGCTAATATAAATTCCTCGGGGGAGCTCAAAGCTGTCTATATTCATGATGTAATACATGAATTTAGCTTGAGGAAAGCTAAAGTTGGCAACTTTTTGCTGAGGATAAATGACCAGCT TGTTTATATACTTCCATCTTCCAAAGGTCGCTCTGGACGCATATATATCTTAGCACCTTCTGGACGAAATATCAACACCTTACGATTCCTTCCCAGTGTAAATTCTCCTTGGGTTGATTTAGATTTGGCTAAATCCTGGAAAAACCTGAGAGTATTAGATTTGAGTTCCGTAAAGCTGCATAAGACTCATGCAGATGCATTGAGATATCTGATTCATTTGAAGTATTTGGAGCTGCAGTTGCCTTCTGATTACACTTCATATACAATATGCAACCTGAAGGAGCTAGAGACATTTATAGCGACCGGAGTCTATCATAAATCCTGCATTCCAAATTCCATTTGGGGTATGACAAGCTTGAGGCATCTGCATATAAGTACTCTATACACCTCTCAAATATTAGAGGATCTTGACAACTTAAAAACATGTTCGAATTTGGTTATTGATGCTGGGGTGTATTATCAGAGTTTTATGAAAAGATTACCCAATCTTGAAAAGCTCAGTTGTCGATTATGTGGCTCAGGAACCCGTTTTTACAAATACTTTCCTGCTTTCGGATCTCTTGGTCAACTCAAATCTCTCAAGATCGATGTCACTAGGTTATTGACATATCCCTATGGTTTTGAAGACTTTACATATCCGTCAAGCCTCAAGAAATTAACTTTGGCATATCTTGAGCTCCCTTGGAGTAAAATGTCCTACATTGGTAGTTTGTCCAACCTTGAATTTCTTAAATTAGAAGGTAATGGTTTTAAAGGGAGGTGGGACGTTAAGGACGGGGAGTTTTCTAACCTTAAAGTTTTGAAATTAAAGAAACTAGGACTCTCGGAATGGACTGCCTCTGATGACTCATATCCCAACCTACAGCGAGTACTGGTGCACGGGTGTTGGAAACTAGAGGAAATTCCTTATAGTTTTGGGAGTAGTTGCTCAATGCAACTTATTGAGGTAAGATCATGTTGTGACTCTGCGGTAAATGCTGCCCTCAAAATTAAAGAAACACAAATTGAGGAGATGGGGAATTCTGAATTCAAGGTTATTATTTGTAAGTAA
- the LOC107770751 gene encoding inositol diphosphatase DSP3-like: MELILQEDDGILVPPTNFSLVEDNCIYRSGFPQPSNFPFLKTLNLSSIICLCPEPYPEENLEFLRFNKIKLFQFGMDGTKEASAMSRSAITEAVKVLTDVRNHPVLIHCKRGKHRTGCIVGCLRKWQSWCLSSVMEEYKHFAGAKWRETDLRFLETYDVSCIRHCLESIIYTCYGSTKRRLLYREEILQKPLMTSVL; the protein is encoded by the exons atggagttgattttgcaaGAAGATGATGGTATTTTAGTGCCACCTACAAATTTCTCACTAGTGGAAGATAACTGCATTTACAGAAGTGGCTTCCCTCAGCCTTCCAATTTCCCATTTTTGAAGACACTCAATCTGAGCTCTATCAT ATGTTTGTGTCCAGAGCCTTATCCTGAAGAGAATTTGGAGTTTCTTCGATTTAACAAAATAAAGCTTTTCCAATTTGGAATGGATGGCACTAAG GAGGCATCAGCTATGTCCAGGAGTGCTATAACAGAGGCTGTGAAAGTGCTAACTG ATGTCAGAAATCATCCAGTTCTTATCCACTGCAAGCGCGGAAAG CATCGAACTGGTTGCATTGTCGGTTGCCTAAGGAAATGGCAGAGTTGGTGTTTGTCTTCTGTGATGGAGGAGTACAAGCATTTTGCTGGCGCGAAGTGGAGGGAAACAGACCTGAGGTTTCTTGAGACTTATGATGTTTCATGCATAAGGCATTGCCTTGAGAGCATTATCTACACGTGCTATGGTTCAACAAAAAGGCGCTTGCTATATAGAGAAGAAATTCTGCAGAAACCTCTGATGACTTCTGTTCTATAG
- the LOC107770750 gene encoding putative late blight resistance protein homolog R1B-16 isoform X1, with product MVGFNEETEMLIEQLVRGHRQLDVISIFGMPGLGKTTLAKKLYDHETISNRFDIRLWCCSSQSYNNRVLLFELLGHICELDDITKEKSDDELAEKLYRYLKGKRYLIVVDDVWSPNAWDDIKRPFPDDNKGSRIILTTRLESITTYAMINSSPHHLRLFTEEESWMLLKEKVFKEDNCYCPQQLEDIGKQIATKCGGLPLAIVLVAGVLAKNDKEIVHWQQVRERLKLKMQGCMDIVESSYQHLPVHLQNCFLYFASFLEGKKVPVQKLIRLWIAENFVEASSTTLKSLEMVAMDYLMDLIRSNLVMVANINSSGELKAVYIHDVIHEFSLRKAKVGNFLLRINDQLRSRVRAVETASCRNTVVYILPSSKGRSGRIYILAPSGRNINTLRFLPSVNSPWVDLDLAKSWKNLRVLDLSSVKLHKTHADALRYLIHLKYLELQLPSDYTSYTICNLKELETFIATGVYHKSCIPNSIWGMTSLRHLHISTLYTSQILEDLDNLKTCSNLVIDAGVYYQSFMKRLPNLEKLSCRLCGSGTRFYKYFPAFGSLGQLKSLKIDVTRLLTYPYGFEDFTYPSSLKKLTLAYLELPWSKMSYIGSLSNLEFLKLEGNGFKGRWDVKDGEFSNLKVLKLKKLGLSEWTASDDSYPNLQRVLVHGCWKLEEIPYSFGSSCSMQLIEVRSCCDSAVNAALKIKETQIEEMGNSEFKVIICK from the exons ATGGTTGGTTTTAATGAAGAAACTGAAATGCTTATAGAGCAACTTGTGAGAGGACATCGACAATTAGATGTGATCTCAATATTTGGAATGCCAGGACTCGGAAAAACAACCTTGGCTAAGAAATTGTATGATCATGAAACAATTTCCAATCGTTTCGATATTCGCTTGTGGTGTTGTTCTTCTCAATCTTATAATAATAGAGTTCTCTTGTTTGAATTATTAGGTCATATTTGTGAGCTTGATGAtattactaaagaaaaaagtGATGATGAGTTAGCTGAGAAGCTTTATAGATATTTGAAAGGAAAGAGATACCTTATTGTAGTGGATGATGTGTGGAGTCCTAATGCATGGGATGATATAAAGAGACCGTTTCCCGATGATAATAAAGGAAGTCGAATTATTTTAACAACTAGACTTGAATCAATCACCACGTATGCCATGATCAATTCGAGTCCTCATCATCTTCGCTTGTTCACAGAAGAAGAAAGTTGGATGCTACTGAAGGAGAAGGTATTCAAAGAAGACAATTGTTATTGTCCTCAACAACTCGAGGATATAGGTAAGCAAATAGCGACAAAGTGTGGAGGATTACCCCTTGCAATTGTATTGGTAGCTGGTGTTCTTGCAAAAAATGATAAGGAAATAGTTCATTGGCAACAAGTAAGGGAACGTTTGAAGTTAAAAATGCAAGGTTGTATGGATATAGTTGAATCGAGTTATCAACACTTACCCGTTCATTTGCAAAATTGTTTTCTCTATTTTGCTTCATTTCTAGAGGGTAAAAAAGTTCCTGTTCAAAAATTGATACGACTATGGATCGCAGAAAATTTTGTTGAAGCTAGTAGTACTACATTAAAGAGCTTAGAGATGGTTGCAATGGATTATTTGATGGATTTAATTAGGAGCAACCTAGTGATGGTGGCTAATATAAATTCCTCGGGGGAGCTCAAAGCTGTCTATATTCATGATGTAATACATGAATTTAGCTTGAGGAAAGCTAAAGTTGGCAACTTTTTGCTGAGGATAAATGACCAGCT GAGGTCaagggttcgagccgtggaaacagcctcttgcagaaatacagt TGTTTATATACTTCCATCTTCCAAAGGTCGCTCTGGACGCATATATATCTTAGCACCTTCTGGACGAAATATCAACACCTTACGATTCCTTCCCAGTGTAAATTCTCCTTGGGTTGATTTAGATTTGGCTAAATCCTGGAAAAACCTGAGAGTATTAGATTTGAGTTCCGTAAAGCTGCATAAGACTCATGCAGATGCATTGAGATATCTGATTCATTTGAAGTATTTGGAGCTGCAGTTGCCTTCTGATTACACTTCATATACAATATGCAACCTGAAGGAGCTAGAGACATTTATAGCGACCGGAGTCTATCATAAATCCTGCATTCCAAATTCCATTTGGGGTATGACAAGCTTGAGGCATCTGCATATAAGTACTCTATACACCTCTCAAATATTAGAGGATCTTGACAACTTAAAAACATGTTCGAATTTGGTTATTGATGCTGGGGTGTATTATCAGAGTTTTATGAAAAGATTACCCAATCTTGAAAAGCTCAGTTGTCGATTATGTGGCTCAGGAACCCGTTTTTACAAATACTTTCCTGCTTTCGGATCTCTTGGTCAACTCAAATCTCTCAAGATCGATGTCACTAGGTTATTGACATATCCCTATGGTTTTGAAGACTTTACATATCCGTCAAGCCTCAAGAAATTAACTTTGGCATATCTTGAGCTCCCTTGGAGTAAAATGTCCTACATTGGTAGTTTGTCCAACCTTGAATTTCTTAAATTAGAAGGTAATGGTTTTAAAGGGAGGTGGGACGTTAAGGACGGGGAGTTTTCTAACCTTAAAGTTTTGAAATTAAAGAAACTAGGACTCTCGGAATGGACTGCCTCTGATGACTCATATCCCAACCTACAGCGAGTACTGGTGCACGGGTGTTGGAAACTAGAGGAAATTCCTTATAGTTTTGGGAGTAGTTGCTCAATGCAACTTATTGAGGTAAGATCATGTTGTGACTCTGCGGTAAATGCTGCCCTCAAAATTAAAGAAACACAAATTGAGGAGATGGGGAATTCTGAATTCAAGGTTATTATTTGTAAGTAA